A genomic window from Streptomyces sp. NBC_01429 includes:
- a CDS encoding aminoglycoside phosphotransferase: MRLQWDDLPAATREAVEARTGPIYATATADKGLNSEVAATLDTRAGRVFVKGMNTDHPRAWTQNREATINPSVAPLAPRLLWRINDGTWDLLGFEHVEGRPADYRPHSDDLPLVAEAIITLSGVSAPIDLELKHVEQRLAEYIDDPDDTDLLRGETLLHTDWHPDNVLISNNAARVVDWAWPTRGAAWIDAACWVVWLTSAGHSPADAEQWAAKTPAWSTAPRRALDVFATAQERLWAGIAADAPDVVWIQDVAAAAARWTTYRRP; the protein is encoded by the coding sequence ATGAGACTGCAATGGGATGACCTACCCGCCGCCACCCGCGAGGCCGTCGAGGCTCGCACCGGCCCTATCTACGCAACAGCCACCGCCGACAAGGGACTTAACAGCGAGGTTGCCGCCACCCTCGACACCCGCGCCGGCCGCGTCTTCGTCAAAGGGATGAACACCGATCACCCTCGCGCGTGGACACAGAACCGCGAGGCCACGATCAACCCTTCCGTGGCCCCCCTCGCCCCCCGCCTGCTCTGGAGGATCAACGACGGCACTTGGGATCTGCTCGGCTTCGAGCATGTCGAGGGTCGACCCGCGGACTACCGGCCGCACTCCGACGACCTGCCACTCGTCGCCGAGGCGATCATCACGCTTTCCGGCGTCAGCGCCCCGATCGACCTGGAACTGAAGCACGTCGAGCAGCGGCTCGCCGAGTACATCGACGACCCCGACGACACCGACCTACTGCGCGGCGAAACCCTGCTGCATACCGATTGGCACCCCGACAACGTGCTGATCAGCAACAACGCCGCCCGCGTCGTCGACTGGGCATGGCCGACGCGCGGCGCGGCATGGATCGACGCCGCCTGTTGGGTCGTCTGGCTCACCTCGGCCGGCCACAGCCCCGCAGACGCCGAGCAGTGGGCCGCCAAGACGCCCGCATGGTCCACCGCGCCCCGGCGGGCCCTGGACGTCTTCGCGACCGCCCAAGAGCGGCTGTGGGCCGGTATCGCCGCAGACGCGCCCGACGTCGTATGGATTCAAGACGTTGCCGCAGCAGCCGCACGCTGGACCACCTACCGTCGGCCGTAA
- a CDS encoding MFS transporter, translating into MTAPDPGDAAVAPDRPSPAVPPTSATSAASTTPASSLPRASGVLGPEHRALSVGIVSVVLLIAFEATAVGTAMPVAARELNGIPLYAFAFSAYFTTSLFAMVFSGQWADRSGPLAPLAAGIGAFGAGLLLSGTATAMWLFILGRAVQGVGGGLVIVALYVVVSRAYPERLRPAIMAGFAASWVIPSVVGPLASGTVTEHLGWRWVFIGIPVLVVPPLALALPAIRARASGPADTTAPAPAFDRHRIRLALAISLGAALLQYAGQDLRPLSLVPAAAGVACLVPAVLGLLPAGTWRAARGLPSVVLLRGVASGAFVAAESFVPLMLVTQRGLSPTMAGLSLALGGATWAFGSYVQSRPRLEPYRERLMAGGMVLVALAIVIAPTVLIAAVPVWVLAAGWGLGCLGMGAVISSTSVLLLKLSAPEEAGANSAALQISDGLSNVLLLAAGGAAFAALGGGAVGAHATTADAATGSHPAAFVAVFLPMAAVALAGVWVATRVRVPAR; encoded by the coding sequence ATGACCGCCCCTGACCCAGGCGACGCCGCCGTCGCGCCGGACCGTCCCTCACCTGCTGTTCCTCCCACCTCCGCCACCTCCGCGGCCTCCACCACCCCCGCGTCCTCGCTGCCGCGCGCGAGCGGCGTGCTGGGGCCGGAGCACCGGGCGCTCAGCGTGGGGATCGTCTCCGTCGTGCTGCTGATCGCGTTCGAGGCGACCGCCGTCGGGACCGCGATGCCGGTGGCGGCGCGGGAGCTGAACGGGATTCCGCTGTACGCGTTCGCCTTCTCCGCGTACTTCACCACCAGCCTCTTCGCGATGGTGTTCTCCGGCCAGTGGGCCGACCGCAGCGGGCCGCTCGCGCCGCTCGCGGCCGGGATCGGGGCGTTCGGCGCCGGGCTGCTGCTGTCCGGGACGGCGACCGCGATGTGGCTGTTCATCCTCGGCCGCGCCGTCCAGGGCGTCGGCGGCGGGCTGGTCATCGTCGCGCTGTACGTCGTGGTCAGCCGCGCGTATCCGGAACGGCTGCGGCCGGCGATCATGGCCGGGTTCGCCGCGAGCTGGGTGATCCCCTCCGTGGTCGGGCCGCTCGCCTCCGGGACCGTGACCGAGCACCTCGGCTGGCGCTGGGTCTTCATCGGCATCCCCGTGCTCGTCGTCCCGCCGCTGGCGCTCGCGCTGCCCGCGATCCGGGCGAGGGCCTCGGGCCCCGCCGACACGACGGCGCCCGCGCCCGCCTTCGACCGGCACCGGATCCGGCTCGCGCTGGCCATATCCCTGGGCGCGGCGCTGCTCCAGTACGCGGGCCAGGACCTGCGCCCGCTCTCGCTCGTCCCGGCGGCGGCCGGGGTCGCGTGCCTCGTTCCCGCCGTCCTCGGGCTGCTGCCGGCCGGCACCTGGCGGGCGGCGCGCGGGCTGCCGTCCGTGGTGCTGCTGCGTGGCGTGGCCTCCGGGGCGTTCGTCGCCGCCGAGAGCTTCGTACCGCTCATGCTGGTCACCCAGCGCGGCCTGTCGCCGACGATGGCCGGGCTCTCGCTGGCGCTCGGCGGGGCGACGTGGGCGTTCGGCTCGTACGTACAGTCCAGGCCGCGCCTGGAGCCGTACCGCGAGCGGCTGATGGCGGGCGGGATGGTGCTGGTCGCGCTGGCCATCGTCATCGCGCCGACCGTACTGATCGCGGCCGTGCCCGTCTGGGTCCTGGCGGCGGGCTGGGGCCTCGGCTGCCTCGGCATGGGCGCGGTGATCTCCTCGACGAGCGTGCTGCTGCTCAAGCTGTCGGCGCCGGAGGAGGCGGGCGCCAACTCCGCCGCGCTCCAGATCTCCGACGGCCTGTCCAACGTCCTCCTGCTGGCGGCGGGCGGCGCGGCCTTCGCCGCCCTCGGCGGCGGCGCGGTGGGCGCCCACGCCACCACAGCCGACGCCGCCACGGGCTCCCACCCGGCGGCCTTCGTGGCGGTCTTCCTGCCGATGGCGGCGGTGGCGCTGGCGGGGGTGTGGGTGGCCACGCGGGTGCGGGTGCCGGCACGCTGA
- a CDS encoding xanthine dehydrogenase family protein molybdopterin-binding subunit produces the protein MSNDAATGAPTLDGPQQEPPAHGLGASLPPADARAKTEGTFPYAADLWAEGLLWAAILRAPHPHARIVSIDTAAAAEMPGVRAVVTHEDVPGDSAYGRRVADRPVFAADVVRHHGEAIAAVAADHPDTARLAAAAIAVEYEVLDPVTDPEKAFAAEPLHPDGNLIRHIPLRYGDPGITGEVVVEGLYRIGRQDPAPIGAEAGLAVPRPDGGVEIYTASTDPHTDRDLAAACFGLDPERVKVVVTGVPGATGDREDPGFQIPLGLLALRTGCPVKLAATREESFLGHAHRHPTLLRYRHHADAEGRLVKVEAQILLDAGAYADDSSESLAAAVAFACGPYVVPHAFIEGWAVRTNNPPSGHVRGEGAMQVCAAYEGQMDKLAAKLGLEPAELRLRNVLATGDILPTGQTVTCPAPVAELLTAVREFPLPPLPKDTPEAAWLLPGGPEGAGEPGAVRRGVGYALGMVHMLGAEGADEVSTATVKVHDGVATVICAAVETGQGFATLARQVVQETLGIEEVHVASVDTDQPPAGPAAHGRHTWVSGGAVERAAKMVRTQLLQPLAHKFGMSTELLQITDGKITSYDGVLSTTVTEAMDGKELWATAQCRPHPTEPLDASGQGDAFVGMAFCAIRAVVDVDIELGSIRVVEMAVAQDVGRVLNPAQLATRIEAGITQGIGTALTENLRTNRGVIRRPDLTGYALPTSLDAPDIRIVKLVEERDVVAPFGAKPASAAPVVTAPAAVASAVRAATGRPISRLPIRPQAAVAAP, from the coding sequence GTGAGCAACGACGCGGCCACCGGGGCCCCGACGCTCGACGGCCCGCAGCAGGAGCCGCCCGCGCACGGCCTCGGTGCGTCCCTCCCCCCGGCCGACGCGCGCGCGAAGACCGAGGGCACCTTCCCGTACGCCGCCGACCTGTGGGCCGAGGGACTGCTGTGGGCCGCGATCCTGCGCGCCCCGCACCCGCACGCCCGCATCGTCTCCATCGACACGGCCGCCGCCGCCGAAATGCCCGGCGTACGGGCCGTCGTCACCCACGAGGACGTCCCCGGCGACTCGGCGTACGGCAGGCGCGTCGCCGACCGGCCCGTCTTCGCCGCCGACGTCGTGCGCCACCACGGCGAGGCCATCGCCGCCGTCGCCGCCGACCACCCCGACACGGCCCGGCTCGCCGCCGCCGCCATCGCCGTCGAGTACGAGGTGCTCGACCCGGTCACCGACCCCGAGAAGGCGTTCGCCGCCGAGCCGCTGCACCCCGACGGCAACCTGATCCGGCACATCCCGCTGCGCTACGGCGACCCCGGGATCACCGGCGAGGTCGTCGTCGAGGGGCTCTACCGCATCGGCCGCCAGGACCCGGCGCCCATCGGCGCCGAGGCGGGCCTCGCCGTGCCGAGACCGGACGGCGGCGTCGAGATCTACACCGCGTCCACCGACCCGCACACCGACCGCGATCTGGCCGCCGCCTGCTTCGGGCTCGACCCCGAGCGCGTGAAGGTCGTCGTCACCGGCGTCCCCGGCGCCACCGGCGACCGCGAGGACCCCGGCTTCCAGATCCCGCTGGGCCTGCTCGCCCTGCGCACCGGCTGCCCGGTCAAACTCGCCGCCACCCGCGAGGAGTCCTTCCTCGGCCACGCCCACCGCCACCCCACCCTGCTGCGCTACCGCCACCACGCGGACGCCGAGGGCCGCCTCGTCAAGGTCGAGGCGCAGATCCTGCTGGACGCGGGCGCGTACGCCGACGACTCCTCCGAGTCCCTCGCGGCGGCCGTCGCCTTCGCCTGCGGCCCGTACGTCGTCCCGCACGCCTTCATCGAGGGCTGGGCCGTCCGCACCAACAACCCGCCCTCCGGCCATGTGCGCGGCGAGGGCGCGATGCAGGTGTGCGCCGCGTACGAGGGCCAGATGGACAAGCTCGCCGCCAAGCTCGGTCTGGAACCGGCCGAGCTGCGACTGCGCAACGTCCTCGCCACCGGCGACATCCTGCCCACCGGACAGACGGTGACCTGCCCGGCACCCGTGGCCGAACTGCTCACGGCCGTACGGGAGTTCCCGCTGCCCCCGCTCCCCAAGGACACCCCGGAGGCGGCCTGGCTGCTGCCCGGCGGCCCGGAGGGCGCGGGCGAGCCCGGCGCGGTACGGCGCGGGGTCGGCTACGCGCTGGGCATGGTCCACATGCTCGGCGCCGAGGGCGCGGACGAGGTCTCCACCGCCACCGTCAAGGTCCACGACGGAGTGGCCACGGTCATCTGCGCGGCCGTCGAGACCGGCCAGGGCTTCGCCACCCTCGCCCGCCAGGTCGTGCAGGAGACGCTGGGCATCGAAGAGGTCCACGTCGCCTCCGTCGACACCGACCAGCCCCCGGCGGGACCGGCCGCCCACGGGCGCCACACCTGGGTCTCGGGCGGCGCGGTCGAACGGGCGGCGAAGATGGTCCGCACCCAGCTCCTCCAGCCGCTGGCGCACAAGTTCGGCATGTCCACCGAGCTGCTCCAGATCACCGACGGCAAGATCACCTCGTACGACGGGGTGCTGTCCACCACGGTCACCGAGGCGATGGACGGCAAGGAACTCTGGGCCACCGCCCAGTGCCGCCCCCACCCCACCGAACCCCTGGACGCCTCGGGCCAGGGCGACGCCTTCGTGGGCATGGCCTTCTGCGCGATCCGCGCGGTCGTCGACGTCGACATCGAGCTCGGCTCGATCCGCGTCGTGGAGATGGCCGTCGCCCAGGACGTCGGCCGCGTCCTCAACCCGGCCCAGCTCGCCACCCGGATCGAGGCCGGCATCACCCAGGGCATCGGCACCGCCCTCACCGAGAACCTCCGCACCAACCGGGGCGTCATCCGCCGCCCCGACCTCACCGGCTACGCCCTGCCGACCTCGCTCGACGCGCCGGACATCCGCATCGTCAAGCTCGTCGAGGAACGCGACGTGGTGGCCCCCTTCGGCGCCAAACCGGCCAGCGCCGCCCCGGTCGTCACCGCCCCGGCGGCGGTGGCCTCGGCGGTCCGCGCGGCGACGGGCCGCCCGATCAGCCGCCTCCCGATCCGCCCGCAGGCGGCGGTGGCGGCGCCGTGA
- a CDS encoding S16 family serine protease, which produces MLSRLSRPTALILCAVPIVALFVVVGVAPLPYAVAQPGMTANVLGANEGREVITVSGTATRKTEGQLRMTTIEATGPSTDVDFGDVVEGWFRTDRAVLPREAVYPSGKSDKEIEKRNVHDMVESQNSATTAALAYLGKDAKSVDVSLHLADVGGPSAGLLFALGIVDKLDGDGSGGDLTGGRTIAGTGTISGSGEVGAVGGVSLKTQAAGRDGATVFLVPKAECADARSELPKGMRLIPVTTLKGAVSALKALEKNEKVPAC; this is translated from the coding sequence GTGCTTTCTCGCCTCTCGCGCCCCACGGCCCTCATCCTCTGCGCCGTCCCGATCGTCGCGCTGTTCGTCGTCGTCGGGGTGGCACCGCTGCCGTACGCCGTGGCGCAGCCGGGGATGACGGCGAACGTCCTCGGCGCGAACGAGGGCCGGGAGGTCATCACCGTCAGCGGCACGGCCACCCGGAAGACCGAGGGCCAGCTGCGGATGACGACGATCGAGGCGACCGGCCCGTCCACCGACGTCGACTTCGGCGACGTGGTCGAGGGCTGGTTCCGCACCGACCGCGCCGTACTGCCGCGCGAGGCGGTCTACCCGTCGGGCAAGTCCGACAAGGAGATCGAGAAGCGCAACGTCCACGACATGGTCGAGTCCCAGAACTCCGCGACGACCGCCGCCCTCGCCTATCTCGGCAAGGACGCCAAGTCGGTCGACGTCAGCCTCCACCTCGCCGACGTCGGCGGCCCCAGTGCCGGACTCCTGTTCGCGCTCGGCATCGTCGACAAGCTCGACGGCGACGGCTCGGGCGGCGACCTCACCGGCGGCCGCACCATCGCGGGTACGGGCACGATCTCCGGCTCCGGCGAGGTCGGCGCGGTCGGCGGCGTCTCCCTCAAGACCCAGGCGGCGGGACGCGACGGGGCGACCGTCTTCCTCGTCCCGAAGGCGGAGTGCGCGGACGCGCGGAGCGAACTGCCGAAGGGGATGCGGCTGATCCCCGTCACCACCCTGAAGGGCGCGGTATCGGCGCTCAAGGCGCTGGAGAAGAACGAGAAGGTCCCGGCCTGCTGA
- a CDS encoding IclR family transcriptional regulator gives MTAETSQTLDRGLRVLKLLADTDHGLTVTELSTKLGVNRTVVYRLLATLEQHALVRRDLGGRARVGLGVLRLSRQVHPLVREAALPALRSLAEDIGATAHLTLVDGAEALAVAVVEPTWTDYHVAYRTGFRHSLDRGAAGRAILAARQNVLSEPRCTLTHGELEAGASGAAAALVGVTGIEGSVGVVMLADAVPERVGPRVVDAAREVADALR, from the coding sequence GTGACCGCGGAGACCTCCCAGACGCTCGACCGAGGGCTACGGGTCCTCAAGCTGCTCGCCGACACCGATCACGGCCTGACCGTGACCGAACTGTCCACCAAACTCGGCGTCAACAGGACCGTCGTCTACCGGCTGCTCGCCACGCTCGAACAGCACGCCCTGGTCCGCCGCGACCTCGGCGGCCGGGCCAGGGTCGGCCTCGGGGTGCTGCGGCTGAGCCGGCAGGTGCACCCGCTGGTACGGGAGGCCGCCCTGCCCGCCCTGCGCTCCCTCGCCGAGGACATCGGGGCCACCGCGCATCTGACGCTCGTCGACGGGGCGGAGGCGCTGGCCGTGGCCGTCGTCGAGCCGACCTGGACCGACTACCACGTCGCCTACCGGACCGGATTCCGCCACTCGCTCGACCGGGGCGCGGCGGGGCGGGCGATCCTCGCCGCCCGGCAGAACGTACTCAGCGAGCCGCGCTGCACTCTCACCCACGGCGAGTTGGAGGCGGGCGCCAGCGGGGCGGCGGCGGCGCTGGTCGGGGTGACGGGGATCGAGGGCAGCGTGGGCGTGGTGATGCTCGCGGACGCCGTACCGGAACGGGTCGGCCCGCGCGTGGTCGACGCGGCGAGGGAAGTGGCGGACGCGCTGCGCTGA
- a CDS encoding DinB family protein, which translates to MTGNEPTNSDPGERPAVTGEHPSVTGERADWLAALAKQRHLLRFTTRDLADDGARLRTTASELCLGGLIKHVTEVERAWGHFILNGPSAMPDFTAMTDADWARRAEGFRLLPGETLAGALADYAEAASRTDELVAGVPDLDVSWPLPKSPWSEPGARWSVRRVLMHIVSETAQHAGHADIIRESLDGAKSMG; encoded by the coding sequence ATGACCGGCAACGAGCCGACCAACAGCGACCCGGGCGAGCGTCCGGCTGTCACGGGTGAGCATCCGTCCGTTACGGGCGAGCGCGCCGACTGGCTTGCGGCACTGGCCAAGCAGCGGCATCTCCTGCGCTTCACGACCCGTGACCTCGCCGATGACGGGGCCCGTCTGCGGACCACCGCCAGCGAGTTGTGCCTGGGCGGCCTGATCAAGCACGTCACGGAGGTCGAACGGGCCTGGGGGCACTTCATCCTGAACGGCCCGTCGGCCATGCCCGACTTCACCGCGATGACCGACGCCGACTGGGCACGTCGGGCCGAGGGGTTCCGGTTGCTGCCCGGGGAGACGCTGGCCGGTGCGCTGGCCGACTACGCGGAAGCGGCCTCGCGGACGGACGAACTGGTGGCCGGCGTGCCCGACCTGGACGTCTCGTGGCCGCTGCCGAAGTCGCCGTGGTCCGAACCCGGTGCGCGGTGGTCGGTCCGCCGGGTGCTGATGCACATCGTTTCCGAGACTGCCCAGCACGCGGGCCACGCCGACATCATCCGTGAGTCTCTCGACGGCGCCAAGAGCATGGGGTAG
- a CDS encoding (2Fe-2S)-binding protein, which produces MTTNENPGSGPGSGSGSPGGPGGWQPVPQGGEYDGESTAFVHLPPEDALDAPLAAPGHGYVPPSIDPLTHGDPAAGDLSAPGGWAAQPVAGADGTQWPEPQQSGVGHDGSGYGQGGYGHGGYGPGGYAPQGTSHWNFSEVVPDSGPGAGDGGSGGESTGAPEPTGQWTIPVAQGDLPDESGEFSTSMLTSSWEGGPPAATLPGGATAPWATEETAPEALGGTAGPDDTEAGAGAEALEPAAVHESTAVVHEPAEVHETAAVHELAVHDEAAPEDLAGLVPEPGPAPEPEPVAEPAPLTSSNDSAEHPAGSYVLRVNGADRPVTDAWIGESLLYVLRERLGLAGAKDGCSQGECGACNVQVDGRLVASCLVPAATAAGSEVRTVEGLAADGEPSDVQRALAKCGAVQCGFCVPGMAMTVHDLLEGNHAPSELETRQALCGNLCRCSGYRGVLDAVDEVVAERRASAEAAAAASEEARVPHQAPPGGGGTHPRHPAGHQQHSPNPQHSPNQQHNPHSPDGGMA; this is translated from the coding sequence GTGACCACCAATGAGAACCCCGGTTCCGGCCCCGGTTCCGGCTCAGGGTCCCCCGGCGGACCGGGCGGCTGGCAGCCGGTCCCGCAGGGCGGTGAGTACGACGGCGAGTCGACCGCGTTCGTACATCTGCCCCCGGAGGACGCCCTGGACGCGCCGCTGGCCGCGCCGGGGCACGGTTACGTACCGCCGAGCATCGACCCGCTGACGCACGGCGACCCGGCCGCGGGCGACCTGTCGGCGCCGGGCGGCTGGGCCGCGCAGCCGGTCGCCGGGGCGGACGGCACGCAGTGGCCCGAGCCGCAGCAGAGCGGCGTGGGGCACGACGGATCCGGCTACGGACAGGGCGGGTACGGGCACGGGGGCTACGGCCCCGGCGGCTACGCGCCGCAGGGCACGAGCCACTGGAACTTCAGCGAGGTCGTGCCGGACTCCGGTCCCGGGGCCGGCGACGGCGGGAGCGGCGGCGAGAGCACCGGCGCCCCCGAGCCGACCGGCCAGTGGACGATCCCGGTCGCCCAGGGTGATCTTCCCGACGAGTCGGGCGAGTTCAGCACCTCGATGCTGACGTCCTCGTGGGAGGGCGGGCCGCCGGCCGCGACGCTGCCGGGCGGCGCCACGGCCCCCTGGGCCACGGAGGAGACCGCACCGGAAGCCCTGGGCGGGACCGCCGGACCGGACGACACCGAGGCCGGGGCCGGGGCTGAGGCCCTTGAGCCCGCCGCCGTCCACGAGTCCACGGCCGTCGTGCACGAACCGGCCGAGGTCCACGAGACCGCCGCCGTGCACGAGCTGGCCGTCCACGACGAGGCCGCGCCGGAGGACCTGGCCGGGCTCGTGCCCGAGCCGGGCCCGGCCCCCGAACCCGAGCCCGTCGCCGAGCCCGCGCCCCTCACCAGCAGCAACGACAGCGCCGAACACCCGGCCGGCTCCTACGTCCTGCGCGTCAACGGCGCCGACCGGCCCGTCACCGACGCCTGGATCGGCGAGTCGCTCCTGTACGTGCTGCGCGAACGCCTCGGCCTCGCGGGCGCCAAGGACGGCTGCTCGCAGGGCGAGTGCGGCGCGTGCAACGTCCAGGTCGACGGCCGGCTGGTCGCCTCCTGCCTCGTCCCCGCCGCCACGGCGGCCGGTTCCGAGGTCCGTACGGTCGAGGGGCTGGCCGCCGACGGCGAACCCTCCGACGTCCAGCGGGCGCTGGCCAAGTGCGGGGCGGTGCAGTGCGGCTTCTGCGTCCCCGGCATGGCCATGACCGTCCACGACCTGCTGGAGGGCAACCACGCCCCCAGCGAACTGGAGACCCGCCAGGCGCTCTGCGGCAACCTCTGCCGCTGCTCCGGCTACCGGGGCGTGCTCGACGCGGTCGACGAGGTCGTCGCCGAGCGCAGGGCGAGCGCGGAGGCCGCCGCGGCTGCCTCCGAGGAGGCCCGCGTACCGCACCAGGCGCCGCCGGGCGGCGGCGGCACGCACCCCCGGCACCCCGCCGGGCACCAGCAGCACTCCCCGAACCCGCAGCACTCCCCGAACCAGCAGCACAACCCGCACTCGCCCGACGGAGGCATGGCGTGA
- a CDS encoding DEAD/DEAH box helicase, whose protein sequence is MTTTASSSHHLSPAFPGRAPWGTANKLRAWQETALGRYLETQPRDFLAVATPGAGKTTFALTLASWLLHHHVVQQVTVVAPTEHLKKQWAEAAARIGIKLDPEYSAGPVSKEYDGVAITYAGVGVRPMLHRNRCEQRKTLVILDEIHHAGDSKSWGEACLEAFEPATRRLALTGTPFRSDTNPIPFVAYEEGNDGIRRSSADYTYGYGNALGDGVVRPVIFLSYSGNMRWRTKAGDEIAAKLGEPMTKDAISQAWRTALDPRGDWMPNVLRAADQRLTEVRKGIPDAGALVIASDQDSARAYAKIIREITGTKATVVLSDDTGASKRIDEFSANDDRWMVAVRMVSEGVDVPRLAVGVYATTISTPLFFAQAVGRFVRSRRRGETASVFLPTIPGLLGFASEMEVERDHVLDKPKKGEDDPYAESEKDLAEAEKLQDEDTGEQEEFSFEALESDAVFDRVMYDGAAFGMQAHPGSEEEQDYLGIPGLLEPDQVQMLLQKRQARQIAHSRKKPDAEADLLELPAEKRPVVSHKELLGLRKQLNTMVGAYVHQSGKPHGVIHTELRRVCGGPPSAEATAGQLRERIAKVGEWATRMR, encoded by the coding sequence GTGACTACTACCGCCTCCTCCTCCCACCACCTCTCGCCCGCCTTCCCGGGCCGCGCCCCCTGGGGCACCGCCAACAAGCTGCGTGCCTGGCAGGAGACCGCCCTCGGCCGATATCTGGAGACGCAGCCGCGCGACTTCCTCGCCGTCGCGACCCCCGGCGCCGGGAAGACGACCTTCGCGCTGACCCTGGCCTCCTGGCTGCTGCACCACCACGTCGTGCAGCAGGTGACCGTCGTCGCGCCCACCGAGCACCTCAAGAAGCAGTGGGCCGAGGCCGCCGCGCGGATAGGGATCAAGCTCGACCCGGAGTACAGCGCCGGGCCGGTGAGCAAGGAGTACGACGGCGTCGCCATCACCTACGCCGGTGTCGGCGTGCGCCCCATGCTGCACCGCAACCGCTGCGAGCAGCGCAAGACCCTGGTCATCCTCGACGAGATCCACCACGCCGGCGACTCCAAGTCCTGGGGCGAGGCGTGCCTGGAGGCGTTCGAGCCCGCGACCCGGCGGCTCGCGCTGACCGGCACGCCGTTCAGGTCGGACACCAACCCGATCCCGTTCGTGGCGTACGAGGAGGGCAACGACGGCATCCGGCGCTCCTCGGCCGACTACACGTACGGATACGGCAACGCGCTCGGCGACGGCGTCGTCCGGCCCGTCATCTTCCTCAGCTACAGCGGCAACATGCGCTGGCGCACCAAGGCCGGTGACGAGATCGCCGCCAAGCTCGGCGAGCCCATGACCAAGGACGCCATCTCGCAGGCGTGGCGCACCGCGCTCGATCCGCGCGGCGACTGGATGCCCAACGTGCTGCGCGCCGCCGACCAGCGCCTCACCGAGGTCCGCAAGGGCATCCCCGACGCAGGCGCGCTGGTCATCGCCAGCGACCAGGACTCGGCGCGCGCCTACGCCAAGATCATCCGCGAGATCACCGGGACGAAGGCGACGGTCGTCCTCTCCGACGACACCGGGGCGTCGAAACGGATCGACGAGTTCAGCGCCAACGACGACCGCTGGATGGTCGCGGTCCGCATGGTCTCCGAGGGCGTCGACGTACCGCGGCTCGCCGTCGGCGTGTACGCCACCACCATCTCCACCCCGCTCTTCTTCGCGCAGGCCGTCGGCCGTTTCGTGCGCTCCCGGCGGCGCGGCGAGACCGCCTCGGTCTTCCTGCCGACCATCCCCGGTCTCCTCGGCTTCGCGAGCGAGATGGAGGTCGAGCGTGACCATGTGCTCGACAAGCCGAAGAAGGGCGAGGACGACCCCTACGCCGAGTCCGAGAAGGATCTGGCGGAGGCCGAGAAGCTCCAGGACGAGGACACCGGCGAGCAGGAGGAGTTCTCCTTCGAGGCGCTGGAGTCGGACGCCGTCTTCGACCGGGTCATGTACGACGGCGCCGCGTTCGGCATGCAGGCGCACCCGGGCAGCGAGGAGGAGCAGGACTACCTCGGCATTCCCGGGCTGCTGGAGCCCGACCAGGTGCAGATGCTGCTCCAGAAGCGCCAGGCCCGGCAGATCGCGCACAGCCGCAAGAAGCCCGACGCCGAGGCGGATCTGCTGGAGCTGCCCGCCGAGAAGCGGCCGGTCGTCTCGCACAAGGAACTGCTGGGGCTGCGCAAGCAGCTCAACACCATGGTCGGCGCCTACGTCCACCAGAGCGGCAAGCCGCACGGCGTGATCCACACCGAGCTGCGCCGGGTCTGCGGCGGGCCGCCGAGCGCCGAGGCGACGGCGGGACAGCTGCGGGAGCGGATCGCGAAGGTGGGCGAATGGGCCACCCGGATGCGCTGA